The genomic DNA CATGGTGGTACCGGTGCGCGTGGCCATATCGCCCATGCGGCTGGTGAAGCCGCGGGTGTTGAACTGCGCCATCTCGGTTCCCTGGTACCAGGCCGGCGGGGTCATCACGATCGACTCGAAGGCCCCTGCCCAATTTTTCTCCACCCCGAGCGCCATCGCGTAGGGGAGAAATTTCTCGAACAGTTCCGGAGTCTTGATGACTCGATCGAAACGGTCGACTTCCACGCGGGTCAGAAATTCTTCGAATCCCAAGACGCCCTCAAGGGCCCTGCTGCCTTGCAGGGTGCGGGCCGGCATGATGCGTCCGAACCCGACCACAATCAGGCCAGACAGAGCGCCGGCCCCGAGGAATGTCAGCGGCGCCATGCCCCATCGGTCGGCGAGTGCGGAGAGGGCGAAGGTCAAGAGCATCCCCAACACGATCCCGCCGATCAGATACCCCTGCTTCACCCGATCGGGCCGCTGCGTATAGTACTTCCGCTTTTGGAGCGACTCAAAGATCGCGTCCTGAATGGGGGGGAGGGATCTGTAGAAGCGATTTTCGAGCGAGCTCAGCGAGACGTCATCGGTGGTGCTGTCTTTGAACAGGGCTTCCAGCAGGAGCCGCTCGTAGATTGGTAGGGTCGTCCACTCCTGGGAGGGCTTGGTGCGATGAAATCGATAGTCGGTACTCGACCAGAGGCCGAACAAGTGCTCGGCCTTCTGTTCGGCAATTCGAAGGTATCCTCGCACGGCGAGATCGACCACGGTGGCGGTGAGATCGCGAGTATCGGGACTATCGTCCACGAGCGTGCCGGCTTCGGCCGGGGTCAGTCGATCCGGTGGTTCGTAGAGTACTGTGATGGGCCGGAGTCGCGGGTCTCTGCCTCGCGTGGCCCACAGCCGATACATCACGATGAAGACGAGTAGGGGAATCCCCAATGCCCAGTTGCTCACGAGGAACGTGTGTGTCTGATCCAACGCGGTCGGAGCGGCGACGATGCCCTTGTCCCAGCCGACGACGGCGGTGAGGCCCTCGCGAATACCGAGGGCGCGTGTCATGGTCATCTCCACGCCGGCTCCGACGATCTCAACCGTCGCCGCGGCCTCGCGCGCGCCATAGGCTCCCGTGAAGGCTTGGGCACGGATGCCTGTGGTATGCGGCGGGAGAATGATCCGCACGGAAGCCTGCTCGATGGGCACATCCCATTCGTCGCCGGTGACGTTCCAATAGAGTTCGTCGTGATCCTCGAAAAATTTCAGCCCGTTTCTCACGCGATACTTCAAGACGAACGTGCGGGTCGCATCGGTCGCGCCGGGAATCCAGATCTTCAAATTCCGGTAGTGCCGCTCCCGGCTGCTTTCGAATGTGAGGGGAGTGCCCTGTTCGTCCGTGACGGTGACTCGATCCAGCAGGAGGCTGTAATTGAAGCCTTGCGGGGTTCGATATTCGACGGGAATCAGCCGCTCGATTCCGTTCCATGCCCCTTCGAAGCGGGGGCTGACGGTCTCGGTGACCAGCAGGTCGCCGCCGGACAGGACTTGAAGCTCAACGTCGAACCGGCTGAGCACGAACGAACGGGCTGCCGCAGGGAGGAGTTGGCTGAAGGTGAGGAAGCAGAGCAGGGGGACGATGAGCAGGCGCGGCGCAAGCCTTGGACTTCGCCCGGCGCTCACATGTGGACCGGCGGGTCGGCCCACGTTAAAACTGCACCTTGGGTGGCTCGCGCTGGGTGGTGTCCGTGAGTTCGAAGAACTGGCGGCCGACGAAATTGAACCAGCCGGCAATGAGGTTGGTGGGGATCTCCT from Nitrospira sp. ND1 includes the following:
- a CDS encoding DUF2207 domain-containing protein, whose amino-acid sequence is MGRPAGPHVSAGRSPRLAPRLLIVPLLCFLTFSQLLPAAARSFVLSRFDVELQVLSGGDLLVTETVSPRFEGAWNGIERLIPVEYRTPQGFNYSLLLDRVTVTDEQGTPLTFESSRERHYRNLKIWIPGATDATRTFVLKYRVRNGLKFFEDHDELYWNVTGDEWDVPIEQASVRIILPPHTTGIRAQAFTGAYGAREAAATVEIVGAGVEMTMTRALGIREGLTAVVGWDKGIVAAPTALDQTHTFLVSNWALGIPLLVFIVMYRLWATRGRDPRLRPITVLYEPPDRLTPAEAGTLVDDSPDTRDLTATVVDLAVRGYLRIAEQKAEHLFGLWSSTDYRFHRTKPSQEWTTLPIYERLLLEALFKDSTTDDVSLSSLENRFYRSLPPIQDAIFESLQKRKYYTQRPDRVKQGYLIGGIVLGMLLTFALSALADRWGMAPLTFLGAGALSGLIVVGFGRIMPARTLQGSRALEGVLGFEEFLTRVEVDRFDRVIKTPELFEKFLPYAMALGVEKNWAGAFESIVMTPPAWYQGTEMAQFNTRGFTSRMGDMATRTGTTMTSAPRSSGGSGFGGGGSSGGGFGGGGGRGF